Proteins encoded within one genomic window of Salipaludibacillus agaradhaerens:
- a CDS encoding amidohydrolase family protein, with protein sequence MRKMFDSHLHIIDPRFPLIKNQDFLPEPFTCQDYKERVDDLQIVGGAVVSGSFQGFDQSYLIDALQTLGKNFVGVTQLPYSISGEDILELNNVGVRALRFNVQRSGNDVLSKLNDVAKRIYELAGWHVELYIDSKYLPEIVTTLESLPAVSIDHLGLSKEGLKHLFYLVDKGVRVKATGFGRGDLDIEKTLKSIYAINPAALMFGTDLPSTRAKRPYDHSDIELVYNALSTSQAEKVLYKNALDWYLTKR encoded by the coding sequence ATGAGAAAAATGTTTGACTCCCACCTTCATATCATTGACCCACGATTTCCGTTAATAAAAAATCAAGATTTTCTTCCTGAGCCTTTTACTTGTCAGGATTATAAGGAGAGAGTTGATGATTTGCAAATTGTTGGCGGAGCCGTTGTCTCAGGGTCTTTTCAAGGCTTTGACCAATCTTACCTCATTGATGCACTACAGACGTTAGGAAAAAATTTCGTTGGGGTAACACAATTACCTTATAGCATCTCAGGTGAAGACATTCTAGAACTCAATAATGTTGGTGTTAGAGCCCTTCGATTTAATGTTCAACGAAGTGGAAACGACGTCCTATCTAAATTAAATGATGTTGCAAAGAGGATATATGAATTAGCAGGCTGGCATGTAGAATTGTATATTGATTCTAAATATTTGCCGGAAATAGTCACCACTTTAGAAAGTCTCCCGGCCGTTTCAATCGATCACTTAGGTTTATCAAAAGAAGGTCTCAAACACCTTTTTTACTTAGTAGATAAAGGGGTGAGAGTTAAGGCAACAGGTTTTGGTAGAGGGGACCTTGATATTGAGAAGACATTAAAATCCATTTATGCTATCAACCCTGCTGCTCTTATGTTTGGTACTGATTTACCTTCCACAAGAGCTAAACGACCATATGATCATTCTGATATTGAATTAGTTTACAACGCTTTATCAACCTCACAAGCTGAGAAAGTTTTATATAAAAATGCATTAGATTGGTATCTAACAAAAAGGTAA
- a CDS encoding YhdT family protein, with product MSRDSNQKDPRFKIANREALIGVGVVLINFGWWYGFAYGLGSGSVEEYTYVFGFPAWFFYSCIVGFVVMVILVIIVVKYFFTYVPFEVNQSENESEGGQE from the coding sequence ATGAGTCGTGATAGTAACCAAAAAGATCCTCGTTTTAAAATTGCGAATCGAGAAGCATTAATAGGAGTTGGAGTTGTTCTAATAAATTTTGGCTGGTGGTACGGGTTTGCTTATGGGCTTGGCTCAGGCTCTGTGGAAGAGTATACATATGTGTTCGGTTTCCCAGCGTGGTTTTTTTATAGCTGTATCGTTGGATTTGTAGTGATGGTAATACTAGTCATAATTGTTGTCAAATACTTTTTTACATACGTCCCTTTTGAGGTTAACCAATCAGAGAATGAGTCAGAAGGAGGACAGGAATGA
- a CDS encoding cation-transporting P-type ATPase: protein MGVENKLDRSWHNIDPDDVLTSFETDDMNGLTSDMVSERLNKYGENALPEKQSENRFIKFLKHFNDVLIYVLLVAAFVTGFLGHYIDTIVIVLVAVINAVIGYFQESKAEKALEGIKNMLSLEANVLRDGEKQIIHADELVPGDIVYLNSGDKVPADLRLLSANQLKTEEAALTGESTSTEKSIDTLDEETVLGDRLNMAFSGTAVTSGSGHGVVIATGTHTEIGKINESINEVEELKTPLMKQTDRFGKTVAVFILAASGLIYLFGIYLRDYGAAELLLSIIGLAVAAIPEGLPAIISIILALGVQTMANRKAIVRNLPSVETLGAVSVICSDKTGTLTKNEMTVTSVSTIEHDYKVTGTGYAPEGEIKQHDQEVDVNDHPALRELLMVMKTCNTASLKQEDGSWYVVGEPTEGCLLTLAEKADNHIPRGDILSTIPFDSDYKYMAVLTENDEGKYIYIKGAPDRLFQMAEASDDNFDRDIWEEKVKARTTKGERVLSAAYKKVSDNVTKIHHEDLDEGVIFLGLTGIIDPPREEAIKAIEECAKAGINVKMITGDHKDTALAIGEKMGIGDGEKGLEGKEIDAMSDEELSEAIMTYDVFARTSPDNKLRIVKALQNHDKIAAMTGDGVNDAPALKRADIGVAMGIKGTEVAKESSQMILTDDNFETIVGAVEEGRRVYANLKKTILFILPTNGAQSFLIMASILLGTMMPLTPIQILWVNMVIAITVSLALAFEPVEAGAMRRPPRPVKTPLLTSYYIFRIIFVSLLIGGGTLLLNVELLSRGIDNNMINSVLLHTIVMMQMFHLFNCRNELSIAFDKNFFKNKIAFLVSGVLILLQLALLYLPFMNVAFGTQPLDIIYWIVPILMGMTVFVIIEIEKAITRYLLQRRDE, encoded by the coding sequence ATGGGTGTGGAAAACAAGTTGGATAGATCATGGCATAATATAGACCCTGATGATGTTTTGACAAGCTTTGAGACCGATGACATGAATGGATTAACGTCTGACATGGTTAGTGAAAGATTGAACAAATATGGTGAGAATGCCTTACCTGAAAAGCAATCAGAAAATAGGTTTATTAAATTTTTGAAACATTTTAATGATGTTCTTATTTATGTCTTGTTGGTGGCAGCTTTCGTTACAGGTTTCCTTGGTCACTATATCGATACTATCGTTATTGTGTTAGTGGCTGTTATTAATGCAGTGATCGGTTATTTTCAAGAAAGCAAGGCTGAAAAAGCATTAGAAGGTATAAAAAATATGCTCTCTTTAGAAGCAAACGTACTCAGAGATGGTGAAAAACAGATCATTCATGCAGATGAACTTGTGCCAGGAGACATTGTCTACTTAAATTCTGGTGATAAAGTACCTGCTGATCTCCGTTTATTATCAGCTAATCAATTAAAAACTGAAGAAGCGGCTTTGACAGGTGAATCAACGTCAACAGAAAAAAGCATTGATACATTAGACGAAGAGACAGTTCTAGGTGATCGGTTAAACATGGCATTTTCCGGAACCGCAGTTACCTCAGGTAGTGGACATGGTGTTGTGATAGCTACGGGAACACATACTGAAATTGGAAAAATCAATGAGTCAATCAATGAAGTTGAGGAATTGAAAACCCCGCTTATGAAGCAGACAGACCGTTTTGGTAAAACAGTCGCTGTTTTTATTCTCGCAGCCTCAGGGCTTATTTACTTGTTTGGTATTTACTTAAGGGATTATGGCGCTGCTGAACTGCTTCTTTCTATCATTGGATTGGCCGTTGCGGCTATACCTGAAGGTTTGCCAGCCATTATCTCGATTATTCTTGCCCTTGGAGTCCAAACGATGGCGAATAGAAAAGCCATTGTGCGGAATTTGCCGTCAGTGGAGACATTAGGAGCTGTATCAGTTATATGTTCAGACAAAACGGGAACCTTAACGAAAAATGAAATGACCGTCACGTCTGTCAGTACTATAGAACATGATTACAAGGTAACAGGTACAGGATATGCACCAGAAGGGGAAATTAAACAGCATGATCAAGAAGTGGACGTGAATGATCATCCTGCGTTAAGAGAGCTATTGATGGTCATGAAAACGTGTAACACAGCTTCTTTAAAACAAGAGGATGGAAGTTGGTATGTGGTAGGTGAGCCGACAGAAGGATGTTTGTTAACATTAGCTGAAAAGGCAGATAATCATATTCCTAGAGGTGACATATTATCGACGATCCCCTTTGATTCTGACTATAAATATATGGCTGTTTTAACGGAAAATGATGAAGGGAAATATATTTATATTAAAGGGGCTCCTGATCGCCTTTTCCAAATGGCTGAAGCAAGTGATGACAATTTTGATAGAGATATTTGGGAAGAGAAAGTAAAAGCGCGCACAACAAAGGGAGAAAGGGTACTAAGTGCTGCGTATAAAAAAGTTTCTGATAATGTGACTAAAATACATCATGAGGACTTGGACGAGGGCGTTATATTTCTAGGGTTGACAGGTATTATTGATCCGCCTCGTGAAGAAGCGATTAAGGCGATTGAAGAGTGTGCAAAAGCAGGAATAAACGTGAAAATGATTACAGGAGACCATAAAGATACTGCATTAGCCATTGGCGAAAAAATGGGGATAGGAGATGGTGAGAAGGGTCTTGAAGGAAAAGAGATAGATGCTATGTCAGACGAAGAATTGTCAGAGGCGATAATGACTTATGATGTGTTTGCACGCACAAGTCCTGATAATAAATTACGTATTGTTAAAGCTTTGCAAAACCATGATAAAATTGCGGCCATGACTGGAGATGGGGTTAATGATGCCCCAGCATTAAAGCGAGCTGATATTGGTGTAGCAATGGGGATAAAAGGGACAGAGGTGGCTAAGGAATCGTCTCAAATGATTCTTACAGATGATAATTTCGAAACAATCGTCGGTGCAGTAGAAGAAGGGCGTCGCGTTTATGCAAACTTAAAAAAGACCATTCTATTCATTTTACCGACTAATGGGGCTCAATCTTTTCTCATTATGGCCAGTATCCTTCTCGGCACGATGATGCCCCTTACACCAATCCAAATATTGTGGGTAAATATGGTCATCGCCATAACAGTATCGTTAGCTCTTGCCTTTGAGCCTGTGGAAGCGGGAGCCATGAGACGTCCTCCACGACCGGTTAAAACACCATTGCTGACCTCCTATTACATTTTTCGAATCATTTTCGTTTCCCTGTTAATTGGAGGAGGTACATTACTTTTAAATGTAGAATTGCTAAGTCGTGGTATTGATAACAATATGATTAATAGCGTGCTTTTGCACACCATCGTCATGATGCAAATGTTTCATTTGTTTAATTGTAGGAATGAATTAAGCATTGCTTTTGATAAAAATTTCTTCAAAAATAAAATTGCTTTTCTCGTATCAGGCGTTCTTATCTTGTTACAACTCGCTTTGTTGTATTTACCATTTATGAATGTGGCATTCGGTACGCAGCCATTGGACATCATCTATTGGATTGTGCCAATTTTAATGGGCATGACAGTATTTGTTATCATTGAAATAGAAAAAGCGATTACACGATATCTTCTACAAAGACGAGATGAATGA
- a CDS encoding bifunctional diguanylate cyclase/phosphodiesterase produces MMRFKQYKHRKAITNTSTYRGQDDYSIFYDLNPEAAFILKSDGVFISLNKAAEKLLGGAKKDLIGLSLYQFIDSSLVNNTIDSIKTLMLGQDSRSISTIITTPQKTSIHVILYVTSYVNEQGIQKLACIAKNIEDITQYSSKLLKIKNNLNELQEIVKGGIWHYNSHTQKLYCSKQVSKILGIKKRITSMNELEQYEYLLKEQDLKHLKSSINNLYFKGRILEVSCPIKRHDGSIAYIRIHGKPIKKGDQLSACLTGVIQDTTEYHSIKNKLIEKNIQAENLYNQIEEIVWSLDMTTKKIIFCSNDFEEITGWKLSDLIGPNKLWKETIHPKDKDHVTAAINRLLDGKQTSFHYQFYHASGQLRWGHFKAYPILDSHNKLIRLDGIIQDITCRKEMENKLLHIAYHDHITGLPNRLHFEETLQKKITLAQQANDTFAIFHVDLDRFRHINEMLGYEIGDDLLQYTASRLKEHSHSDYYISRISGNEFAVILSSCELAEAKHQAAKYLESLRPVFKIKDYELYITGSIGIALFPKHGKDLEHLLKNSETALYHAKNGGKNTFKVYCSTMTTESKHRYSLEKDLRNALQTNQLFIEYQPKVSPETQLLTGGEALLRWEHPKLGHVSPGEFIPLAEESDLICHIGDWVIENVCRQMQKWESEGLPLIPISVNISALHLTKVDLITKVKQALTHYHIPPHLFEIEITETSLIQSSELIFSRLESLKQLGVRISLDDFGVGYSSLTHLLKFQLDALKIDKSLIANLPQKKEDSIIISTLIRMAKGLGISLVAEGVETTDQLKFLKQEECHFVQGYLFSQPVSPLNFSRLVKKGILPVQAH; encoded by the coding sequence ATGATGAGATTTAAACAGTATAAACACCGAAAGGCCATAACAAACACTTCGACTTACAGAGGTCAGGACGACTATTCGATTTTTTATGATTTAAACCCTGAGGCAGCATTTATTCTTAAGAGTGATGGCGTATTTATTAGCTTAAACAAGGCTGCTGAAAAGTTACTAGGTGGCGCTAAAAAAGATCTCATAGGTCTTTCACTTTATCAATTTATTGATAGCAGCTTAGTTAATAATACAATTGACAGTATAAAAACCTTAATGTTAGGTCAAGACAGTCGTTCAATTTCCACTATTATAACGACACCACAGAAGACAAGTATCCATGTTATCTTGTACGTCACCAGTTATGTAAATGAGCAAGGGATTCAAAAGCTTGCTTGTATAGCTAAAAATATTGAGGATATTACACAATATAGCTCTAAATTACTGAAAATAAAAAATAATCTGAATGAACTGCAAGAAATAGTGAAGGGAGGCATATGGCATTATAATTCCCATACACAAAAACTCTATTGCTCTAAACAAGTATCTAAAATATTAGGCATTAAGAAACGGATTACATCAATGAATGAGCTTGAGCAATATGAGTACCTTCTTAAAGAACAAGATCTAAAACATCTTAAATCATCTATCAACAATTTATATTTTAAGGGAAGAATTCTAGAGGTTTCTTGTCCTATAAAACGACACGATGGATCGATTGCCTATATTAGAATACATGGAAAGCCGATTAAGAAAGGTGACCAGTTGAGCGCATGTTTAACCGGGGTGATTCAAGACACGACAGAGTATCATTCTATTAAAAATAAGCTTATAGAAAAAAACATTCAAGCAGAGAACCTTTACAATCAAATAGAAGAGATCGTTTGGTCTCTCGATATGACGACCAAAAAAATCATTTTTTGCTCAAATGATTTTGAAGAGATTACGGGATGGAAGCTATCAGACTTAATCGGACCTAATAAGCTTTGGAAGGAAACAATTCATCCTAAAGACAAAGACCATGTAACAGCAGCAATTAACCGCCTGCTAGATGGTAAGCAAACGTCCTTTCATTACCAATTTTACCATGCTTCTGGCCAACTGAGATGGGGCCATTTTAAAGCTTATCCGATATTAGATTCCCATAACAAACTTATTCGATTGGATGGTATCATTCAAGATATTACGTGTCGTAAAGAAATGGAAAATAAGCTATTACATATCGCTTATCATGACCATATCACAGGTTTGCCGAACCGCTTGCATTTTGAAGAAACACTTCAAAAGAAAATAACTCTAGCGCAACAGGCTAACGATACTTTTGCCATTTTTCACGTTGACTTGGATCGCTTTAGACATATTAATGAAATGCTCGGCTATGAAATTGGGGATGACTTGCTACAATATACAGCCAGTCGTCTGAAAGAACATTCTCATTCTGATTATTATATTTCAAGGATCAGTGGGAATGAATTTGCAGTGATCTTGTCCAGCTGTGAACTTGCAGAAGCTAAACATCAAGCTGCTAAATACCTCGAAAGTTTACGCCCTGTTTTTAAGATCAAAGATTATGAACTCTATATTACAGGAAGCATCGGCATTGCTCTTTTCCCAAAACACGGAAAAGATCTCGAGCATCTCTTGAAAAATTCAGAAACGGCTTTATATCATGCCAAAAACGGCGGTAAAAATACATTTAAAGTGTATTGTTCAACGATGACGACGGAATCGAAACACCGCTATTCTTTAGAGAAAGATTTACGTAACGCACTACAAACTAACCAATTATTTATTGAGTATCAGCCAAAGGTTTCTCCAGAAACACAACTCCTCACTGGAGGTGAAGCCTTATTAAGATGGGAGCATCCCAAATTAGGACATGTGTCTCCAGGAGAGTTTATCCCTTTAGCTGAAGAGAGTGATCTCATTTGTCATATCGGAGACTGGGTAATAGAGAACGTCTGTAGGCAGATGCAAAAATGGGAATCCGAAGGGCTACCTCTTATTCCTATTTCAGTTAATATCTCAGCCCTCCATCTCACAAAAGTAGATTTGATTACGAAAGTCAAACAGGCGTTAACTCACTATCATATCCCACCGCATCTGTTTGAAATTGAAATTACAGAAACATCTCTTATCCAATCTTCTGAGCTTATTTTTTCACGGCTAGAATCTTTGAAACAATTAGGTGTTAGAATTTCGTTAGATGATTTCGGTGTCGGTTATTCGTCACTTACCCATCTGTTAAAATTTCAGCTTGATGCTTTAAAGATTGATAAATCACTTATCGCTAACCTTCCACAAAAAAAGGAAGACAGCATTATTATTTCAACCCTTATAAGAATGGCCAAGGGTCTCGGCATTAGTTTAGTCGCAGAAGGCGTAGAAACAACCGACCAGCTGAAGTTTTTAAAGCAAGAGGAATGTCATTTTGTTCAAGGTTACTTATTTAGTCAACCTGTTTCACCCCTCAATTTCTCTCGCCTTGTGAAGAAAGGGATATTGCCTGTCCAAGCTCACTAA
- a CDS encoding M42 family metallopeptidase: MGVPSVDQIVNVIEKLVEIPSPSGNTKEVIAFVENYLSQFDINVKRNHKGALIATLPGKDDKKHRMLTAHVDTLGAMVKEIKPSGRLKLTPIGGFRLNAIEGEYCTIHTSSNGKVFNGTILMHQTSVHVYKDAGKAERNTENIEVRIDEKVTSAEEVKELGIEVGDFISFDPRIQVLDNGFIKSRHLDDKASVGILLELIKSMSLQKIELPYTTHFLISNNEEIGYGGNSNIPPETAEYLAVDMGAIGDGQTTDEYTVSICVKDASGPYHLGLRQHLVQLAKTNNVNYKLDIYPYYNSDASAAIRAGHDIIHGLVGPGIDSSHAYERTHTSSIKETSTLLWHYIQSPMVE; the protein is encoded by the coding sequence TTGGGTGTACCATCTGTTGATCAAATAGTGAATGTCATTGAAAAGTTAGTTGAAATTCCAAGTCCATCAGGAAATACGAAAGAGGTTATCGCATTTGTTGAAAATTATTTGTCTCAATTCGATATAAATGTGAAACGAAATCATAAAGGGGCGCTTATAGCGACACTCCCTGGAAAGGATGATAAGAAGCATCGGATGCTTACGGCTCACGTGGATACACTAGGGGCGATGGTAAAGGAAATTAAGCCGAGCGGGCGTCTTAAATTAACGCCTATCGGAGGTTTTCGATTAAATGCGATTGAAGGGGAATACTGCACCATCCATACTTCTTCGAATGGTAAAGTATTTAACGGTACGATTCTCATGCATCAAACCTCAGTACATGTCTATAAAGATGCAGGAAAGGCTGAACGAAACACAGAAAATATTGAAGTAAGAATTGATGAAAAAGTTACTTCTGCTGAAGAGGTAAAGGAATTAGGCATCGAAGTGGGGGACTTTATTTCCTTTGATCCTCGCATCCAAGTGCTGGACAATGGCTTTATTAAGTCGCGGCATCTTGATGATAAGGCAAGTGTCGGCATTCTCCTTGAGCTGATAAAGAGTATGTCTCTCCAAAAAATAGAGTTACCGTATACGACACATTTTTTAATATCTAACAATGAAGAAATAGGCTATGGGGGAAACTCAAATATTCCTCCAGAAACAGCGGAATATCTAGCAGTTGACATGGGGGCGATAGGAGATGGACAGACAACCGATGAATATACCGTGTCAATTTGTGTGAAGGATGCAAGTGGTCCTTATCATCTTGGTTTACGACAACACCTTGTTCAATTAGCTAAAACCAACAATGTGAATTATAAATTGGACATTTACCCATATTATAATTCAGATGCTTCTGCTGCTATTCGCGCTGGACACGATATTATTCACGGATTAGTAGGACCGGGGATTGACTCTTCTCATGCTTATGAACGGACCCATACCTCATCCATTAAAGAAACGTCCACCTTGCTTTGGCATTATATTCAGTCACCGATGGTTGAGTAG
- the ppc gene encoding phosphoenolpyruvate carboxylase: MVDRKDPNARLRNDVKKLGNILGQVLTNHGGEELFQAVEEIREMAKGLREEFNQSQYEGLKEKINGLQSPARQDVIRAFSTYFHLVNIAEQNHRIRRSRQYRMHEDGTIQPISIESAVKTLKDDNHTPEVIQQILDDLSIELIMTAHPTEASKRTVLEIQKRISQILQELDSPLPTRKERDDLEESLVNEVTALWQTDELRHRKPSVIGEVKNGLYYFDQTLFDVLPAIHTELEDQLDDYFPGNQWRVPNFLFFGSWIGGDRDGNPFVTPEVTWETLKLQRELALKKYEEALIDLMRRFSHSSARVKIDETLISTVEKEEKTYLKKTETWPIKSEIYRRKFAIILKRLRQVGHSKNGYSEAEDLLADLQLIEKSALSHQQQGHKLKKLAKLIRQVELFGFHLATLDVRNHSGEHEVAIAEMLKVVKICDNYASLSEDEKLSILQQVLEDPRPLMLLNEDYSEETQEIFKVFKLIKEAHEEFGHRAIEVYLVSMTKSSSDLLEVLVLAKEAGIYKLHADGTVESNITVAPLLETIDDLIAGPKIMKRLFNMDVYRHHIRERGDHQEIMLGYSDGSKDGGTLTANWKLFKAQQEIHDMAREFDIGLKFFHGRGGSLGRGGGPLNRSIVSQPAETLGDGVKITEQGEVLSSRYLLGDIAFRNLEQAASALISSSSKVHTETVKVTGLKKEWEEAMEIISEHSLKKYQELVFNDKDFLTYFKQTTPLNELRELNIGSRPMARKNSDKFENLRAIPWVFAWTQCRQNIPAWYASGTGLVAYAAKSEDHLNVLQKMYAEWPFFHSTINNLQMALMKADLQTAEEYVGLVEDKAIGERIFNDIKDEYHRTRDILLKISQNVDLLGHTPTIQESVYRRNPYVDPLSYLQVDLIKKMRDSNGQKSDELLTEVLLTISGVAAGLMNTG; encoded by the coding sequence ATGGTTGACAGAAAAGACCCAAACGCTCGTTTAAGAAATGATGTAAAAAAGCTTGGCAACATTTTAGGACAGGTTTTAACTAATCATGGAGGAGAAGAGCTTTTCCAAGCTGTTGAGGAAATCCGAGAGATGGCAAAAGGTTTACGTGAAGAGTTTAATCAATCACAATATGAAGGGTTAAAAGAGAAAATTAATGGGTTGCAATCTCCAGCGAGACAAGATGTGATTCGAGCCTTCTCAACTTACTTTCATCTCGTTAATATTGCAGAACAAAACCATCGTATTCGACGTTCACGACAGTATCGCATGCATGAAGATGGTACAATACAGCCCATTTCAATTGAAAGTGCTGTAAAAACGTTAAAAGATGACAATCATACGCCAGAAGTCATTCAACAAATTTTAGATGATTTGTCCATAGAGCTCATTATGACTGCTCATCCTACAGAAGCTTCTAAGAGAACGGTATTGGAAATTCAAAAGCGAATCTCACAGATCTTACAAGAATTAGACAGCCCACTCCCAACTCGTAAAGAACGAGATGACTTAGAAGAAAGTCTTGTCAATGAAGTAACGGCTTTATGGCAGACCGATGAATTGCGGCACAGAAAACCATCTGTTATTGGCGAGGTAAAAAATGGCCTTTACTATTTTGATCAAACACTGTTTGATGTATTACCTGCGATTCATACAGAATTAGAAGATCAACTGGATGACTATTTTCCTGGTAACCAGTGGCGTGTCCCGAATTTTCTCTTTTTCGGTTCTTGGATTGGGGGGGACAGGGATGGCAATCCATTTGTAACCCCTGAAGTAACGTGGGAAACGTTAAAGCTTCAGCGAGAATTAGCTTTAAAAAAATATGAGGAAGCATTAATTGATCTTATGAGACGCTTCAGTCATTCCTCAGCACGTGTAAAAATTGACGAAACGTTAATCTCAACAGTGGAGAAAGAAGAGAAGACCTATTTGAAGAAAACGGAAACTTGGCCGATTAAGTCTGAAATATACCGTCGTAAATTTGCTATTATACTAAAGCGACTTCGTCAAGTAGGTCATTCCAAAAATGGCTATTCCGAAGCGGAAGATTTGCTAGCAGATTTACAACTTATCGAAAAAAGTGCCCTAAGCCACCAGCAACAAGGTCATAAGCTGAAAAAGTTGGCTAAGTTAATTAGACAAGTAGAATTATTCGGCTTTCATCTTGCCACATTAGATGTGAGAAACCATAGCGGTGAACACGAAGTAGCTATTGCGGAAATGCTTAAAGTTGTTAAGATATGCGATAACTATGCTTCTCTTTCCGAAGATGAGAAGTTGTCAATATTGCAACAAGTATTAGAAGATCCTCGGCCGCTCATGCTGTTAAATGAAGATTATTCAGAGGAAACACAAGAAATCTTTAAAGTTTTCAAACTCATTAAAGAAGCGCATGAGGAATTTGGTCACCGAGCAATAGAAGTCTATCTCGTTAGTATGACGAAATCTTCAAGTGACTTGCTTGAAGTGCTTGTTCTTGCAAAAGAAGCAGGAATTTATAAGCTTCATGCCGATGGGACGGTGGAGAGTAACATCACTGTGGCACCACTTTTAGAAACGATTGATGATCTCATTGCTGGTCCGAAAATAATGAAACGATTATTTAATATGGATGTTTATCGCCATCACATCCGTGAACGAGGAGATCATCAAGAAATCATGCTTGGCTACTCCGATGGGAGTAAAGATGGCGGAACGTTAACAGCTAATTGGAAATTATTTAAAGCTCAACAGGAAATTCATGATATGGCGCGGGAATTTGATATCGGTCTAAAGTTTTTCCATGGTCGAGGCGGGTCCTTAGGCCGTGGTGGCGGACCATTGAACAGAAGTATTGTGTCCCAGCCAGCAGAAACATTAGGAGACGGTGTAAAAATAACGGAGCAAGGAGAAGTTCTATCCTCCCGTTATTTATTAGGGGATATCGCTTTCCGTAATCTTGAGCAAGCAGCGTCAGCATTAATTTCCTCATCGTCAAAAGTTCATACTGAGACGGTTAAAGTAACAGGATTAAAGAAAGAATGGGAAGAAGCAATGGAAATTATTTCAGAACATTCCCTAAAAAAATATCAAGAGCTTGTATTTAATGATAAAGATTTCTTAACCTATTTTAAACAGACAACACCTTTAAATGAACTGAGAGAACTCAATATCGGTTCACGACCGATGGCGCGGAAAAATAGTGATAAATTCGAGAACTTAAGAGCGATTCCGTGGGTATTTGCATGGACGCAGTGCCGACAAAATATTCCTGCATGGTATGCTTCTGGTACTGGTTTAGTAGCATATGCTGCTAAAAGTGAGGATCACCTTAACGTCTTACAAAAAATGTACGCTGAATGGCCATTTTTCCATTCCACAATTAATAATCTTCAGATGGCGCTTATGAAAGCTGATTTACAAACGGCAGAGGAATACGTTGGATTAGTAGAAGATAAAGCGATCGGTGAACGTATTTTTAATGATATTAAGGATGAGTATCATCGTACAAGAGACATCCTATTGAAAATATCCCAAAATGTTGATTTACTGGGGCATACACCAACGATTCAAGAATCTGTGTATCGACGTAACCCTTATGTGGATCCGTTGAGCTATTTACAAGTGGATCTGATTAAAAAGATGAGAGATTCGAACGGGCAAAAATCAGATGAATTACTGACAGAAGTACTGCTCACCATTAGTGGTGTTGCTGCTGGACTCATGAATACAGGTTGA